A stretch of the Sorangium aterium genome encodes the following:
- a CDS encoding class I SAM-dependent methyltransferase: MKRATRIERLVDYYEDFAPDYVSTWKDIQHYEKPVRAFLREVVTDGARVLDAGCGPGHLTRDLPQSVEVVGFDIAEGMLEIARKKRPHGAYHRHDYHLPIPRSWGRFDVALALGTLEFCDDLSLVLKNLAGAMRPGGRLLVSIVERRPNVRLHERHARPLSDAELTGVKMYLYTFAEQTDAILGSGLLPRSYRLHPGWRHTEYDVDVLYALWDLEVSRSGR, encoded by the coding sequence ATGAAGCGAGCGACCCGGATCGAGCGGCTCGTCGACTACTACGAGGACTTCGCGCCCGACTACGTCTCCACCTGGAAAGACATCCAGCACTACGAGAAGCCCGTGCGCGCGTTCCTGCGCGAGGTGGTCACAGACGGCGCCCGCGTGCTCGACGCGGGCTGCGGTCCGGGCCACCTCACGCGCGATCTCCCGCAGTCCGTCGAGGTCGTGGGCTTCGACATCGCCGAGGGGATGCTCGAGATCGCGCGCAAGAAGCGGCCCCACGGCGCCTATCACCGGCACGACTACCACCTCCCGATCCCCCGCTCCTGGGGGCGGTTCGACGTCGCCCTCGCGCTCGGCACGCTCGAGTTCTGCGACGATCTCTCGCTCGTGCTCAAGAACCTCGCCGGCGCGATGCGCCCCGGCGGCCGCCTGCTGGTGAGCATCGTCGAGCGGAGGCCGAACGTCCGGCTCCACGAGCGCCACGCGCGCCCGCTCTCCGACGCCGAGCTGACCGGCGTGAAGATGTATCTTTACACCTTCGCCGAGCAGACGGACGCCATCCTGGGCTCTGGCCTGCTCCCGCGCAGCTACCGGCTCCACCCCGGCTGGCGACACACCGAGTACGACGTCGACGTGCTCTACGCGCTCTGGGACCTCGAGGTCTCGCGCAGCGGCCGGTGA